The following proteins are encoded in a genomic region of Sesamum indicum cultivar Zhongzhi No. 13 linkage group LG8, S_indicum_v1.0, whole genome shotgun sequence:
- the LOC105169442 gene encoding uncharacterized protein LOC105169442 yields the protein MAAKPSPEAGGRPSRKSRCSRKLSVYLLAIFATVFILFHIEVLRTPESSSWDFISTNYKNLRTVFLDCTTKLQESVTFLPLKDLRYSSNPLQAHTWFMSSMNDTHENGEPQYLEFPSTASKERVLCLKGKDVHDGSLNSYALAWPDSLPPNATLFTGLTFVSYNHYNYDNLWHGLSSVVPFVAWHIKNQCSALPARWVLYHWGELRSTMGPWITSLVNATFGELNIEKFEGFDDGDGKMSSPVCFEKAVVMRHAEAGMSGDKRLPVYDLVRCRARASCNMSSEGRLSDVDEKGIPVIGMTMLMRAGPRSFKNESVVIGIFDRACRKVEGCRLTVAYASNLSFCEQVKLMSSTDILVSPHGGQLTNMFLMDRNSSVMEFFPKGWLKLAGIGQYVYHWMAKWAGMKHRGAWRDTGGGPRPYPGGTSTTGWPSGQG from the exons ATGGCGGCGAAGCCATCTCCAGAAGCAGGAGGTAGACCGTCTCGTAAGTCTCGTTGTTCCCGGAAGCTCTCTGTTTACCTCCTGGCCATCTTCGCCACGGTCTTCATCCTCTTCCACATCGAAGTCCTCCGAACCCCAGAATCATCTTCCTGGGATTTCATCAGTACCAATTACAAGAACCTACGAACAGTTTTCCTGGACTGCACCACCAAGCTCCAAGAATCGGTCACTTTTCTCCCTCTCAAGGACCTCCGCTACTCCAGCAACCCCCTTCAAGCGCACACATGGTTCATGAGCTCCATGAACGACACACACGAGAACGGCGAACCCCAGTATCTGGAATTCCCTTCAACAGCATCTAAAGAGAGGGTTTTGTGCCTGAAAGGGAAAGATGTTCATGATGGTTCTTTGAACTCATACGCACTCGCATGGCCTGATTCCCTACCCCCCAACGCCACCCTATTCACCGGCCTCACATTCGTCTCTTATAATCACTACAACTACGATAACCTTTGGCACGGTTTATCATCGGTCGTGCCTTTCGTCGCCTGGCATATCAAGAATCAGTGCTCGGCTCTGCCGGCGAGGTGGGTTTTGTATCATTGGGGTGAACTGAGAAGTACAATGGGGCCTTGGATAACTTCACTAGTTAATGCTACTTTTGGAGAGTTAAacattgaaaaatttgaaggatTTGATGATGGAGATGGGAAGATGAGTTCTCCAGTTTGTTTTGAGAAGGCTGTGGTAATGAGGCATGCTGAAGCTGGGATGTCGGGGGATAAAAGATTGCCAGTATATGATCTGGTGAGGTGCAGGGCCAGGGCTTCCTGCAATATGAGCTCGGAAGGTAGGCTCTCCGACGTTGATGAGAAGGGGATTCCGGTGATTGGGATGACCATGTTGATGAGGGCGGGCCCCAGGTCGTTCAAGAACGAATCGGTGGTTATTGGAATCTTCGACAGGGCCTGCCGGAAGGTGGAGGGCTGCCGCCTGACGGTGGCCTATGCAAGCAACCTTAGCTTTTGTGAACAG GTGAAATTAATGAGCTCAACAGACATATTGGTATCTCCACACGGGGGCCAATTGACCAACATGTTCCTGATGGACAGGAACAGCAGCGTCATGGAATTCTTCCCAAAGGGCTGGCTCAAGCTCGCCGGAATCGGCCAATACGTCTACCACTGGATGGCCAAGTGGGCAGGGATGAAACACCGCGGCGCCTGGCGGGACACTGGCGGGGGTCCCCGCCCGTACCCCGGGGGGACGTCTACCACTGGATGGCCAAGTGGGCAGGGATGA
- the LOC105169256 gene encoding sulfated surface glycoprotein 185: MAVSKVFSMLMVALLLGSAAAHSPSSAPSPSPVASAPHSGYLAPSPVSKPPSHSPWSSPTHAPGKSTTPPPSSPPVAVKSPPPPPSAASPAPSVALPPTTAPTPSPNGAILNRVGFAVVAAGFFAVALVA, from the coding sequence ATGGCAGTTTCAAAGGTTTTCTCGATGTTGATGGTGGCATTGCTGTTGGGATCCGCGGCTGCGCATTCGCCTTCCTCCGCACCGTCCCCGTCTCCTGTAGCCTCAGCACCCCATTCCGGTTATCTTGCACCGTCTCCTGTGTCGAAGCCGCCGAGTCACTCTCCATGGTCAAGTCCTACGCACGCTCCGGGAAAGTCCACCACTCCACCGCCCTCATCTCCTCCGGTTGCGGTCAAGTCCCCTCCTCCACCGCCGTCAGCCGCATCTCCCGCTCCTTCCGTCGCATTACCCCCGACCACCGCTCCAACGCCTTCTCCAAACGGCGCCATTCTCAACAGAGTAGGCTTCGCAGTCGTCGCCGCTGGCTTCTTCGCCGTCGCTTTGGTGGCGTGA
- the LOC105169257 gene encoding uncharacterized protein LOC105169257 isoform X1: MAARNPSSWYKFQTLVKLLYRYRGMSGSSWRCRQFHHRDLPPYKPGGEGSADQGLRFISADSRAYSQPQLGMEKDESSSDQPPLPAPPKFGFSNWVKWLLGSVVSLLMPFWKNKWDYLLTLEGEAAEVAEEVEAVAQVVEKVATTADKALTEVANQLPDKSKLKEAAQVMEHVSNVASHDAQLIENIIEKVGDVKQDLEELERMVEPIVDKIVQGKHPKT, encoded by the exons ATGGCTGCAAGAAACCCATCATCCTGGTACAAATTCCAAACTTTGGTCAAGCTGCTGTACCGCTACAGAGGTATGAGTGGCAGCTCGTGGCGGTGCCGCCAGTTCCACCACCGCGATCTGCCACCGTATAAGCCGGGAGGTGAAGGTTCTGCGGATCAAGGGCTAAGGTTCATAAGCGCAGACTCCAGGGCGTATAGCCAACCCCAGTTGGGAAT GGAAAAGGATGAAAGTAGTAGTGATCAACCACCATTACCAGCTCCTCCCAAATTTGGCTTCTCTAATTG GGTGAAATGGCTTTTGGGGTCTGTTGTATCATTGCTGATGCCATTTTGGAAGAACAAATGGGACTACTTGCTGACATTGGAAG GAGAGGCGGCAGAGGTGGCGGAGGAGGTGGAGGCAGTGGCACAAGTGGTGGAAAAGGTGGCGACCACCGCGGACAAGGCGCTGACGGAGGTGGCAAATCAGCTTCCAGACAAGAGTAAACTCAAGGAAGCAGCTCAGGTGATGGAACATGTATCCAACGTAGCTTCCCATGATGCCCAActcattgaaaatataatcgaaaag GTTGGTGACGTGAAGCAAGATTTGGAAGAGCTGGAAAGAATGGTTGAGCCAATTGTTGATAAGATCGTGCAAGGGAAACACCCAAAAACTTAG
- the LOC105169257 gene encoding uncharacterized protein LOC105169257 isoform X2, translating to MAARNPSSWYKFQTLVKLLYRYRGMSGSSWRCRQFHHRDLPPYKPGGEGSADQGLRFISADSRAYSQPQLGMEKDESSSDQPPLPAPPKFGFSNWVKWLLGSVVSLLMPFWKNKWDYLLTLEGEAAKVAEEVEAVAQVVEKVATTADKALTEVANQLPDKSKLKEAAQVMEHVSNVASHDAQLIENIIEKVGDVKQDLEELERMVEPIVDKIVQGKHPKT from the exons ATGGCTGCAAGAAACCCATCATCCTGGTACAAATTCCAAACTTTGGTCAAGCTGCTGTACCGCTACAGAGGTATGAGTGGCAGCTCGTGGCGGTGCCGCCAGTTCCACCACCGCGATCTGCCACCGTATAAGCCGGGAGGTGAAGGTTCTGCGGATCAAGGGCTAAGGTTCATAAGCGCAGACTCCAGGGCGTATAGCCAACCCCAGTTGGGAAT GGAAAAGGATGAAAGTAGTAGTGATCAACCACCATTACCAGCTCCTCCCAAATTTGGCTTCTCTAATTG GGTGAAATGGCTTTTGGGGTCTGTTGTATCATTGCTGATGCCATTTTGGAAGAACAAATGGGACTACTTGCTGACATTGGAAG GAGAGGCGGCAAAAGTGGCGGAGGAG GTGGAGGCAGTGGCACAAGTGGTGGAAAAGGTGGCGACCACCGCGGACAAGGCGCTGACGGAGGTGGCAAATCAGCTTCCAGACAAGAGTAAACTCAAGGAAGCAGCTCAGGTGATGGAACATGTATCCAACGTAGCTTCCCATGATGCCCAActcattgaaaatataatcgaaaag GTTGGTGACGTGAAGCAAGATTTGGAAGAGCTGGAAAGAATGGTTGAGCCAATTGTTGATAAGATCGTGCAAGGGAAACACCCAAAAACTTAG
- the LOC105169258 gene encoding RING-H2 finger protein ATL54-like: MAFHHRKLLNESVFDTVIDKFCQPYCDGITKPEGVCPVTCIDLCFPACSMPLLQIPPPPPPVPPPPPPPSPPFSESPLGKSQMLSLPLTISLAVLATAFFFFTCYTIYKFYSNWYGSRRRPPRRGQPGEEQGRDDFLDEDHGPVIDHPIWYIRTIGLQPSVISAITVVNYKKGDGLIEGRDCSICLNEFQDDETLRLLPKCNHAFHIPCIDTWLRSHTNCPMCRAGIVNNAAALPSEELVVQNSGLVEEAGVRVSGSDREIRRDQENEASELRIGIEDHGSASLAETGLKMNENLGEDEGNRDRQGLDGVQPMRRSVSVDSLSASMISAAVANAFSGQPNSNSGKQIVELKEPTVGVIAKRAGFNQSLLRLVGSPSIGRSTQTGDSSLKRSLSCSAKLLLSRDSSRHRNSVVPE, translated from the coding sequence ATGGCCTTTCATCACAGAAAGCTGCTGAATGAATCTGTGTTCGATACAGTTATAGATAAATTTTGTCAACCATATTGTGATGGCATAACGAAGCCCGAAGGCGTCTGCCCGGTTACGTGTATAGATTTGTGCTTTCCTGCTTGTAGCATGCCGCTCTTGCAAATCCCACCACCGCCTCCTCCTGTTCCTCCTCCGCCTCCGCCTCCGTCGCCTCCCTTCAGCGAGAGTCCACTGGGCAAATCTCAGATGCTTTCTCTTCCCCTGACCATCTCCCTTGCCGTCCTAGCCAccgctttttttttctttacttgCTACACCATCTACAAGTTCTATTCCAACTGGTACGGTTCGAGGAGGAGGCCCCCACGACGGGGCCAGCCCGGAGAAGAACAGGGTCGtgatgattttcttgatgaagATCACGGGCCCGTGATTGACCACCCAATTTGGTACATAAGAACCATCGGGCTTCAGCCATCAGTCATCAGCGCCATCACAGTGGTTAATTACAAGAAGGGAGATGGGCTTATCGAAGGCAGGGATTGCTCAATTTGTTTGAATGAATTTCAAGATGATGAGACTCTTAGGTTGTTGCCTAAGTGCAATCACGCTTTTCACATACCCTGTATTGATACTTGGCTCAGATCACACACCAACTGCCCCATGTGTCGGGCCGGAATTGTGAACAACGCAGCAGCGCTGCCGTCAGAAGAGCTTGTTGTTCAGAATTCGGGCCTGGTGGAGGAAGCCGGAGTGCGAGTATCAGGGAGTGACAGGGAAATCAGAAGGGATCAAGAAAATGAGGCTTCTGAGTTGAGAATTGGGATTGAAGACCACGGTAGTGCATCTCTTGCTGAAACCGGGCTCAAGATGAACGAAAATCTTGGAGAAGACGAAGGTAACAGAGATAGACAAGGCTTAGATGGGGTACAACCTATGAGAAGATCAGTGTCGGTGGATTCTTTATCTGCATCTATGATCAGTGCTGCCGTAGCCAATGCTTTTTCAGGACAACCCAACAGCAATTCAGGTAAGCAAATCGTTGAACTGAAAGAGCCAACTGTCGGAGTAATTGCAAAGAGAGCTGGATTCAATCAAAGCTTGTTAAGATTAGTCGGGAGCCCTTCTATTGGAAGGTCCACGCAAACAGGGGATTCTTCTTTGAAGAGATCACTTTCATGTAGCGCAAAGTTGCTTCTATCAAGGGATAGCAGCAGGCATCGAAACTCAGTTGTTCCTGAGTAA
- the LOC105169259 gene encoding protein DMR6-LIKE OXYGENASE 2-like, whose product MAETSPQLGQHSAASITCVKKLAESPDLDSIPSYYAYYTNPAETMASDPHDSIPIIDLSLLSSDNPDHRSKAIHDLDKACEEWGFFMVVNHGIPEQLMRDVIDVTNEFFNLPEEEKPEFQPENVLEPIRYGTSFNTAKEKVFWWRDFLKVCVHPEFHCPHKPQSLKEVVMEYCKKSRQVVRKLLKGVSESLGIEESEMEKCLGLDSSLQIFAANLYPRCPNPDVAVGVAPHSDHGLFTLLIQNQVAGLHIQHKGKWVHVNPLPNSILVNTADHLEIFSNGKYKSVLHRAVVNNMKARISIAVANGPSADTVVSPAPHLLKTQGCRPAYVPMKYKDYLLTQQGSQLNGKSILRRVQI is encoded by the exons ATGGCAGAAACATCTCCTCAGCTCGGTCAGCACTCAGCCGCAAGCATTACATGCGTGAAAAAGCTTGCCGAATCACCTGATCTCGACTCCATCCCTTCGTACTATGCCTACTACACCAATCCCGCTGAAACCATGGCTTCAGACCCCCATGACTCAATCCCCATCATCGATCTCTCGCTTCTCTCCTCCGACAACCCCGACCATAGGTCCAAAGCCATCCACGACCTCGACAAAGCATGCGAAGAATGGGGTTTCTTCATG GTCGTCAATCATGGGATACCAGAACAGCTGATGAGGGATGTGATTGATGTTACTAACGAATTCTTCAATCTGCCGGAGGAAGAAAAGCCAGAATTCCAGCCTGAAAACGTCTTGGAACCAATCAGATACGGAACCAGCTTCAATACTGCGAAAGAGAAGGTGTTCTGGTGGAGAGATTTCTTGAAGGTTTGTGTTCATCCTGAGTTTCACTGTCCTCATAAACCTCAATCTCTCAA AGAGGTGGTGATGGAATACTGCAAAAAAAGTCGACAAGTGGTGAGGAAATTGTTGAAAGGTGTTTCAGAAAGCCTGGGGATTGAAGAGAGCGAAATGGAGAAGTGTTTAGGGTTGGACTCTAGTTTACAGATATTCGCTGCGAACTTGTACCCACGTTGTCCAAATCCTGATGTCGCAGTGGGCGTAGCACCACATTCCGACCATGGACTTTTCACACTTCTCATACAGAATCAGGTTGCTGGCCTGCACATACAACATAAGGGCAAGTGGGTTCATGTCAATCCCCTTCCCAACTCTATTTTGGTTAATACTGCTGATCATCTCGAg ATATTTAGCAACGGAAAGTACAAGAGTGTATTGCACAGAGCAGTGGTGAATAACATGAAGGCAAGGATTTCCATTGCCGTGGCCAACGGCCCATCAGCCGACACAGTTGTCTCCCCTGCACCACATCTTCTCAAAACCCAAGGCTGTAGGCCTGCATATGTTCCGATGAAGTACAAGGATTACCTGTTGACTCAACAGGGCAGCCAACTCAATGGGAAATCTATTTTGAGACGAGTTCAGATCTAA
- the LOC105169261 gene encoding protein DMR6-LIKE OXYGENASE 2-like, with the protein MAETSPQLGQHSAASITCVKKLAESPDLDSIPSHYTYYTNPAETMASDPHDSIPTIDLSLLTSDNPDHRSKAIHHLDKACEEWGFFMIVNHGIPEQLMRDVIDVTNEFFNLPEEEKPEFQPENVLEPIRYGTSFNTAKEKVFWWRDFLKVFVHPEFHCPHKPQSLREVVVEYCRKSREVVRKLLKGISESLGIEESEMEKCLGLDSSLQIFIANLYPRCPNPDVAVGIAQHSDHGLFTLLIQNQVAGLHIQHKGNWVHVNPLPNSILVNTGDHLEIFSNGKYKSVLHRAVVNKMKARISIAVANGPSADTVVSPPPRLLQTQGCRPAYVPMQYKDYVLAQQSNQLKGKSILERVQIRD; encoded by the exons ATGGCAGAAACATCTCCTCAGCTCGGTCAGCACTCAGCCGCAAGCATTACATGCGTGAAAAAGCTTGCCGAATCACCTGATCTCGACTCCATCCCTTCGCACTACACCTACTACACTAATCCCGCTGAAACCATGGCTTCAGACCCCCATGACTCAATCCCCACCATCGATCTCTCGCTTCTCACCTCCGACAACCCCGACCATAGGTCCAAAGCCATCCACCACCTGGACAAAGCATGTGAAGAATGGGGTTTCTTCATG ATTGTCAATCATGGGATACCAGAACAGCTGATGAGGGATGTGATTGATGTTACTAACGAATTCTTCAATCTGCCGGAGGAAGAAAAGCCAGAATTCCAGCCTGAAAACGTCTTGGAACCAATCAGGTACGGAACCAGCTTCAATACTGCGAAAGAGAAGGTGTTCTGGTGGAGAGATTTCTTGAAGGTTTTTGTTCATCCTGAGTTTCACTGTCCTCATAAACCTCAATCTCTCAG AGAGGTGGTAGTGGAATACTGCAGAAAAAGTAGAGAAGTTGTGAGGAAATTGTTGAAAGGTATTTCAGAAAGCCTGGGGATTGAAGAGAGCGAAATGGAGAAGTGTTTAGGGTTGGACTCTAGTTTACAGATATTCATTGCAAACTTGTACCCACGTTGCCCCAATCCTGATGTTGCTGTCGGCATAGCACAACATTCCGACCACGGCCTTTTCACACTTCTCATACAGAATCAGGTTGCTGGCCTGCACATACAGCATAAGGGCAACTGGGTTCATGTCAATCCTCTTCCCAACTCCATTTTGGTCAACACGGGTGACCATCttgag atATTCAGCAACGGCAAGTACAAGAGCGTATTGCACAGAGCAGTGGTGAATAAGATGAAGGCTAGGATTTCCATTGCGGTGGCAAACGGCCCATCAGCCGACACAGTTGTGTCCCCTCCACCACGCCTTCTCCAAACCCAAGGCTGTAGGCCTGCATATGTTCCGATGCAGTACAAGGATTACGTATTGGCTCAACAAAGCAACCAGCTCAAGGGGAAATCCATCTTGGAACGAGTTCAGATTCGAGACTAG
- the LOC105169263 gene encoding protein DMR6-LIKE OXYGENASE 1, whose amino-acid sequence MALPSVAAASEHHPFEFETALKDLANSSNVKSVPSKFNFINQPTALTSDSIPIIDFSALTADDPHPRSKAIHDLSKACQEWGFFILVNHGIPEELMKATFTAITEFLSLPAAEKKQYEAKSASDPIKCGNFNVANTSNQIITLWRDYLKLYVHPDFHCPEKPHLLREVVLEYSERTRKLARILLEAVCDALELEQDYVDQVLKLGSSFQMFAANYYPPCPEPDQAIGLPPHTDPGLFTFLIHNGVAGLQIEHNGHWFNADSPQNSILVNAADQLQILSNGRYTSVKHRAVVNSEKERISIVVANGPAGEAVVGPAAPLVQKDGHPLYRSMKYLEYLESQLLKDRVGGKSLLEQQKI is encoded by the exons ATGGCATTACCATCAGTTGCAGCGGCTTCAGAACATCATCCGTTTGAGTTTGAAACTGCCCTCAAAGACTTGGCTAATTCTTCTAACGTCAAATCCGTTCCTTCCAAATTTAACTTCATCAATCAGCCCACTGCTTTAACTTCTGATTCTATCCCCATCATTGATTTCTCCGCCCTCACTGCCGACGACCCTCATCCACGCTCCAAAGCCATACACGACCTCTCTAAAGCATGCCAGGAATGGGGCTTTTTCATT CTGGTGAATCACGGGATACCCGAGGAGTTGATGAAGGCAACTTTTACCGCAATTACGGAATTTCTCAGTCTGCCTGCGGCGGAGAAGAAGCAGTATGAAGCCAAGAGCGCTTCGGATCCCATAAAGTGTGGCAATTTCAACGTTGCCAATACATCGAACCAGATAATCACCTTGTGGAGGGATTACCTCAAACTCTACGTGCATCCTGACTTTCACTGCCCAGAAAAACCACACCTCTTAag GGAAGTTGTGCTGGAATACAGCGAAAGGACCCGAAAATTGGCCAGGATACTACTGGAAGCAGTGTGTGATGCCCTGGAATTGGAACAAGACTATGTGGACCAAGTTTTGAAACTGGGCTCCAGCTTTCAAATGTTTGCCGCAAATTACTATCCGCCTTGCCCTGAACCCGACCAGGCAATTGGGCTCCCACCACACACGGATCCAGGTCTCTTCACCTTTCTCATTCATAATGGAGTGGCTGGCCTACAGATCGAGCACAATGGCCACTGGTTTAACGCTGATTCTCCACAAAACTCTATTTTAGTTAATGCTGCTGACCAGCTTCAG attTTAAGCAATGGGAGATACACAAGTGTGAAACACAGAGCTGTTGTGAATAgcgaaaaagaaagaatctcAATTGTCGTTGCCAATGGTCCGGCAGGGGAGGCGGTGGTCGGCCCTGCCGCGCCCCTCGTGCAGAAAGACGGACATCCATTGTACCGTTCGATGAAATATTTGGAGTACCTTGAGTCACAGCTGCTGAAAGACCGAGTCGGCGGCAAATCCCTCTTGGAACAGCAGAAGATATGA
- the LOC105169264 gene encoding protein DMR6-LIKE OXYGENASE 2, giving the protein MAATAPTKPSNIAQNSFVKALAESSTLNSVPSQFSFANDSKASHSDSIPIIDFSLLASGTTDRRAKVLRDLDNACREWGFFVLVNHGIPDSLLKAIIEASLEYFELPEEDKRRYEAKSASDPIKSGSGSVINTANQKINLWRDFVKSYVHPEFHCPDKPHKLRDVLVEFSEKTRSVARKLLQDIGENLGLEKGYMDEVLKLDSCFQLYAANYYPPCPQPDQAIGIPAHTDHGLLTFLIHNGVAGLQIQHNGDWFNTNSPQNSILVNTADHLEIFSNGRYKSVRHRAVVNNKATRISVVMANGAAPDAIVSPAVPLVERDGRAFYRPMKFIEYVETMLSNRFQGKSNLDCLKIQDDTELKTHCSTY; this is encoded by the exons ATGGCGGCAACAGCTCCTACGAAGCCATCCAATATTGCTCAGAACTCATTCGTTAAGGCTTTGGCCGAGTCTTCTACCCTCAATTCCGTCCCTTCTCAGTTCTCTTTCGCCAATGATTCCAAAGCCTCCCACTCTGACTCTATTCCTATAATTGATTTCTCCCTCCTCGCCTCCGGCACTACTGATCGACGGGCCAAAGTTCTCCGGGACCTTGACAACGCATGTAGGGAATGGGGATTCTTCGTG CTGGTGAATCATGGGATTCCCGACAGTCTTCTGAAGGCCATAATAGAGGCGAGTTTGGAGTATTTCGAGTTGCCGGAGGAGGACAAGCGGCGGTACGAGGCCAAGAGTGCGTCGGACCCCATCAAGTCCGGAAGTGGCAGCGTCATTAATACGGCTAACCAGAAAATTAACTTATGGAGGGATTTTGTCAAGTCCTATGTCCACCCCGAATTTCACTGCCCAGATAAACCTCATAAGTTAAG GGACGTTCTAGTTGAATTCTCTGAAAAAACTCGATCCGTGGCGAGAAAACTACTCCAGGACATCGGAGAAAACCTTGGACTGGAAAAAGGTTATATGGATGAAGTTTTGAAGCTGGACTCTTGCTTTCAACTGTATGCCGCAAATTACTATCCGCCCTGCCCTCAACCCGACCAAGCTATTGGAATCCCAGCGCATACCGATCACGGCCTTTTGACATTCCTCATACACAATGGAGTTGCTGGGCTACAGATACAGCACAACGGAGATTGGTTCAACACTAACTCCCCTCAGAATTCTATTCTGGTTAACACCGCCGATCATCTTGag ATATTCAGCAACGGGAGGTACAAGAGCGTGAGGCACAGAGCCGTGGTGAATAATAAGGCAACCAGGATATCCGTGGTCATGGCTAACGGTGCAGCACCCGATGCTATTGTGAGCCCGGCCGTTCCGTTGGTGGAACGCGATGGCCGTGCATTTTATCGTCCGATGAAGTTTATTGAATACGTAGAAACAATGCTGAGCAATCGTTTTCAGGGGAAAAGCAACTTGGATTGCCTCAAGATCCAGGATGATACTGAATTGAAGACTCACTGTTCAACTTATTAA